In the genome of Pichia kudriavzevii chromosome 4, complete sequence, one region contains:
- a CDS encoding uncharacterized protein (PKUD0D02740) produces MDAYITKRLADELPVTTQHISRKYFVPVQEASDALREYATRNSNVCVKYSLCGIEKAGNGRRADILINIVSGDELEKARGRFERVVSEQVFSVAIGHAELSNIIEMSRVSFTYSEDDMSKCRLIQTETSDYEISSTGAGVVQPEEKVPIKRESDKPKEILKDKEPSRPVYTSRKAASTPVVNKKPVYVSRKRKEDVIDKETNVKRSKVDAEEEEKKKKQREELERMIADDDGFSDDDFDGVIVDGGKEEETAEIYTGDDIDVSLEEEEITVHSQDEVDKVKEEPAPPSTSNEYSESKIDAKEVPEVETYTDADGFIVRKVNRNANTVPPPRTPRTHTVELKKPGNTGPKKQANLMSFFKKK; encoded by the coding sequence ATGGACGCATACATCACCAAACGTCTGGCAGATGAATTGCCTGTAACGACACAGCACATATCAAGGAAGTATTTTGTTCCAGTGCAAGAGGCGTCTGATGCGTTACGTGAGTATGCTACACGAAACTCAAATGTGTGTGTGAAATACTCTCTATGTGGGATTGAAAAAGCGGGAAACGGACGCAGAGCCGATATATTGATTAATATAGTTAGTGGAGACGAACTAGAAAAGGCTAGAGGGAGATTTGAAAGGGTGGTGTCTGAGCAAGTTTTCAGTGTGGCAATTGGTCATGCCGAACTTTCGAATATAATTGAAATGTCAAGGGTTTCATTTACCTATAGTGAAGACGATATGAGTAAATGTAGGTTGATTCAAACTGAAACGTCTGATTATGAAATATCGTCAACCGGTGCAGGTGTTGTACAACCAGAAGAGAAGGTTCCAATTAAAAGAGAGTCTGATAAACCAAAGGAAATCCTTAAAGATAAAGAACCATCAAGACCCGTTTATACATCAAGAAAAGCGGCTTCTACGCCGGTAGTAAATAAAAAACCAGTGTATGTATctagaaaaagaaaagaagacGTTATcgacaaagaaacaaatgtGAAACGAAGTAAAGTGGATGCggaagaagaggagaaaaagaagaaacaaagagaagagTTAGAGAGGATGATTGCAGATGACGACGGATTcagtgatgatgattttgacGGTGTGATTGTTGATGGTGGTAAAGAGGAGGAGACTGCTGAGATCTACACAGGggatgatattgatgtttCTCTGGAGGAAGAGGAGATTACGGTTCATTCGCAAGATGAGGTGGATAAAGTTAAAGAAGAGCCAGCGCCACCATCTACGTCCAATGAATATAGTGAGTCTAAAATAGATGCCAAGGAAGTTCCTGAGGTGGAGACTTATACAGATGCAGACGGGTTTATCGTTCGCAAGGTAAATAGAAATGCCAATACCGTGCCACCCCCACGCACTCCACGGACACACACTGTGGAGTTGAAGAAACCAGGAAATACCGGGCCAAAGAAACAGGCAAACCTTATgtcatttttcaagaagaagtag
- a CDS encoding uncharacterized protein (PKUD0D02770) has product MNIGVVYLEHSYIIFTCLSREKGQTPRMNVNRDVKRIQRRRGVSQRNLDLDDLVLSLPPPNLSEVTLSESDGEQEARGDAISDFDQHSESDNEDDNIQDSSGSERENWNNKDGYRNGRNGHNGIKDYENKTDDQSLHANNIPNLVPPPAAISAIMESESRIIQQHQVIARERSRMRQEERKLARQKAKVGKHTSKRALIQSKSIKIKYRRIPSNKNKLIYVDVIAQMLKDYIKDKNVLQKYTERVKELKKTLKKRGRRESDKTIESNCREILNDYYQRTDEYFGSLIDLRLSNSLIKNDLNKINQEKNMLRLQIFDLRQERNLIGVEMKQVRNEFKTIRASYSENEKLYKDLISLKEKGTIGGESNNVMDSVRHKLNKLESMVDSKLQLLQNLKTVNELLREKVDKTE; this is encoded by the coding sequence ATGAATATTGGTGTAGTTTATTTGGAACACAgttatattatttttacGTGTCTCTCCAGAGAAAAAGGACAAACACCAAGAATGAACGTTAACAGAGACGTCAAGCGGATCCAAAGAAGGAGGGGGGTATCTCAAagaaatttggatttggatgatCTAGTTTTAAGCCTGCCACCACCCAATTTGTCTGAAGTAACTTTATCTGAATCCGATGGTGAGCAAGAAGCACGAGGCGATGCTATCTCTGACTTTGATCAACATTCTGAATCAGATAATGAGGATGATAATATTCAAGATTCTAGTGGAAGTGAACGTGAAAACTGGAATAATAAAGACGGCTACCGGAATGGTAGGAATGGGCATAATGGTATTAAGGActatgaaaacaaaactgACGATCAAAGTTTACACGCCAACAATATTCCAAATCTAGTACCACCCCCAGCAGCTATATCTGCAATTATGGAAAGTGAAAGTAGAATTATACAGCAACACCAAGTGATAGCAAGAGAAAGATCTAGGATGAGacaagaagagagaaaactAGCACGGCAGAAAGCAAAGGTCGGTAAGCATACTTCTAAAAGGGCGCTTATTCAGTCAAAGTCAATTAAGATTAAATATAGGAGAATACCCAGTAATAAAAACAAGCTTATATACGTTGACGTGATTGCACAAATGCTAAAAGATTACATCAAAGATAAGAATGTATTGCAAAAATACACCGAAAGAGTAAAAGAGTTAAAGAAAACGCTCAAAAAAAGAGGCAGAAGGGAGAGTGATAAAACCATTGAATCGAATTGTAGGGAAATTTTGAACGATTATTACCAAAGAACAGATGAATATTTTGGAAGTTTAATTGATTTGCGACTTTCCAACTCCCTAATAAAGAATGATCTTaacaaaatcaaccaagagaaaaacatgttgcgacttcaaatatttgatCTACGACAGGAAAGGAATCTGATTGGCGTAGAAATGAAACAAGTCCGTAATGAGTTCAAAACGATCAGAGCCAGCTAttctgaaaatgagaaGCTATATAAAGATCTTATTTCGCTGAAGGAAAAGGGCACTATTGGGGGTGAATCGAATAATGTAATGGACTCCGTAAGACAtaaattgaataaattaGAAAGCATGGTTGATTCGAAACTTCAGCTTCTGCAAAACTTGAAGACTGTCAATGAACTATTACGAGAAAAAGTAGACAAGACAGAGTAG
- a CDS encoding uncharacterized protein (PKUD0D02750; similar to Saccharomyces cerevisiae YBR213W (MET8); ancestral locus Anc_6.105): MSSVVPPVGGGSMMLAWQVRGKHVLVVGAGDVALSRIDHLLVADAKITVVTGCDVHPTIKSYHELGLLEDLIERDFQPSDLKMYEKKGMRDEIKSFDEGNDGESFSNLSAEQIEKIEAFEEMKFKMVLTCINNYPLSLRIWQQCKILGLDVNLADKPKNCDFYFGSVYRQGPLQIMISTNGKSPRLCNRIKNKKLAPMFDGLDLNTAVENLGYLRSQLRNIYHPGEDVGVIKERMDWNKKITDAYSIEEWCIMDKTMIDNIVKGYPELPDLSKLSI, encoded by the coding sequence ATGAGCTCTGTGGTTCCCCCTGTTGGTGGTGGTTCAATGATGCTAGCTTGGCAAGTTCGTGGAAAACACgttcttgttgttggtgcCGGTGATGTAGCGCTTTCAAGAATTGATCATTTACTAGTCGCTGATGCTAAGATTACGGTCGTCACGGGATGTGACGTACATCCAACAATCAAATCCTATCATGAACTTGGATTGTTGGAGGATCTTATTGAACGTGACTTTCAACCAAGTGATTTAAAAATGTACGAAAAGAAAGGAATGAGAGATGAAATTAAGTCTTTCGACGAAGGTAACGACGGAGAATCCTTCAGCAATCTAAGTGCagaacaaattgaaaagattgaagCTTTTGAGGAAATGAAGTTTAAAATGGTTTTAACATGTATTAATAATTATCCATTGAGTTTGAGAATTTGGCAACAATGTAAGATCTTAGGACTCGACGTTAATCTTGCCGACAAACCCAAAAACTGTGACTTTTATTTTGGCTCGGTGTATAGACAGGGCCCACTTCAAATCATGATAAGTACTAATGGCAAATCTCCAAGACTATGTAAcagaatcaaaaataaaaagctTGCACCCATGTTTGACGGCCTGGACTTAAATACAGCTGTGGAAAACCTGGGTTACTTAAGATCTCAATTGAGAAACATATATCACCCCGGTGAAGATGTAGGCGTAATTAAAGAGAGGATGGATtggaataaaaaaataactgATGCTTATAGTATTGAGGAATGGTGTATTATGGACAAAACTATGATTGATAACATTGTGAAGGGATACCCAGAATTACCTGACTTGAGTAAACTCTCAATATAA
- a CDS encoding uncharacterized protein (PKUD0D02760; similar to Saccharomyces cerevisiae YBR212W (NGR1); ancestral locus Anc_6.104) — protein sequence MSQGNKEVNPQFQNQEQESENEQKRSSADSPEFKPSSPLLTDSTSLNQVESNSSLPNPEGTSSASLPSDFLTSVVPLPQPPENPANTVPPKTLWMGDLEPWWDEGFIKNVWAKLGKHVEVKVIKPKHNLLMHQLAKTNGQGTVNHSGYCFIEFDSPALATEALSLNGTIIPDTNNKSFRLNWAPAATLDSQIALTPEYSLFVGDLSANTTEAHLLALFQSHFNSVKTVRVMTDPSSGLSRCFGFVRFSNEDERQRALVEMNGKWLGGRQIRVALASPKHQNNQSGMRNFRQQQQQEQQNHQQLQQGYSPSVSPQFIRGNLSVPPNNDFNDPTNTTVFVGGLANGLNEDTLLALFEPFGSIVNIKVPPGKGCGFVKFSKRGDAEHAIESMQGFVIGGSRVRLSWGRPSNKNMRRMSQLTLQQQPIHQMYMPNMVDMSNMNNPNIRYGNLTGIPAQDMGFPNIAPPPLHPHSHHHGHPHVPQPIPMPSHHGGELADSKDGNLSNQIPNMTMFSPLPSSTSQGQPMIPAPMYELSPHGNMGAMFPGDQVPQSMGESAMPHGMAGMPTNMPPPFIYDPYLGGMVPQNSETQYHHQPPPPPPASITGGHTTGQYMYVPQQVIMPNHEKVEIVDERNREDSNTNGSTGGD from the coding sequence ATGTCACAAGGAAATAAAGAGGTAAATCCTCAATTCCAGAATCAAGAACAGGAATcagaaaatgaacaaaaGCGTTCAAGTGCAGATTCTCCGGAATTTAAACCTTCTTCACCGCTTTTGACGGATTCTACTTCATTGAATCAAGTTGAAAGTAATTCATCCTTACCGAATCCTGAGGGGACTTCATCAGCGTCCTTACCTTCTGATTTTCTCACATCAGTTGTTCCACTTCCACAACCGCCTGAAAATCCAGCAAACACCGTTCCTCCGAAAACATTATGGATGGGTGATTTAGAGCCTTGGTGGGATGAGGGGTTTATCAAGAATGTTTGGGCTAAGCTAGGCAAGCATGTTGAGGTCAAAGTAATTAAACCCAAACATAATTTGTTGATGCATCAGCTGGCTAAAACCAATGGCCAAGGGACTGTTAATCACTCTGGATATTGTTTCATCGAATTTGATTCTCCTGCATTGGCAACAGAAGCTCTCTCTCTAAACGGCACGATTATTCCAGATACAAATAATAAAAGTTTTAGGTTGAATTGGGCACCTGCGGCAACCCTTGATTCCCAAATTGCCTTGACACCTGAATACTCATTGTTTGTAGGTGATCTATCTGCCAATACTACAGAGGCACATTTGTTGGCATTGTTTCAATCCCATTTTAACTCAGTCAAAACAGTGAGAGTTATGACTGATCCGTCTTCCGGTCTCTCTAGATGCTTTGGTTTTGTCAGGTTTAgcaatgaagatgaaagaCAAAGGGCATTAGTTGAAATGAATGGTAAATGGCTAGGCGGTAGGCAAATCCGTGTCGCTTTAGCTTCTCCTAAGCatcaaaataatcaatcaGGAATGAGAAATTTCAggcagcaacagcaacaggAACAACAGAACCACCAACAGCTACAACAGGGATATTCCCCAAGTGTTAGTCCACAATTTATAAGGGGTAATCTAAGTGTACCTCCGaacaatgatttcaatgatcCCACAAATACGACTGTTTTCGTTGGTGGCTTAGCCAATGGATTGAATGAAGATACATTATTAGCGTTGTTTGAACCTTTTGGTTCTATTGTTAATATCAAAGTTCCACCAGGAAAGGGATGTGGGTTTGTTAAGTTCTCCAAAAGAGGCGACGCTGAACATGCGATTGAAAGTATGCAAGGTTTTGTAATTGGTGGTTCTCGTGTCAGACTAAGTTGGGGAAGACCAAGCAATAAAAACATGAGAAGAATGTCTCAGTTAACATTACAGCAACAACCAATTCATCAGATGTATATGCCTAACATGGTTGATATGAGTAACATGAACAACCCTAATATAAGGTATGGCAATTTAACTGGAATACCTGCACAAGATATGGGATTTCCTAATATTGCTCCTCCTCCTTTGCACCCACATTCCCATCATCATGGTCATCCACATGTGCCACAGCCAATTCCAATGCCATCACATCATGGGGGTGAATTGGCTGATTCTAAAGATGGAAATTTGAGCAATCAGATTCCAAATATGACAATGTTTAGTCCATTGCCTTCGTCTACCTCTCAAGGCCAGCCAATGATACCTGCTCCAATGTATGAACTGTCACCACATGGTAATATGGGAGCAATGTTTCCAGGCGATCAAGTACCCCAATCAATGGGCGAATCAGCAATGCCTCATGGAATGGCTGGTATGCCAACAAATATGCCACCACCTTTTATCTACGATCCCTATCTGGGAGGTATGGTACCACAAAATTCTGAAactcaatatcatcatcagcCGCCACCACCACCTCCAGCATCTATTACAGGAGGTCACACAACTGGCCAGTACATGTATGTTCCACAGCAAGTTATCATGCCCAATCACGAGAAAGTAGAAATTGTTGACGAGAGGAACAGGGAAGATTCCAATACAAACGGAAGTACAGGTGGTGACTGA